TCCTGGTGGCCTGCGGCGGCATCACCGCCTTCGCCGTCGTCTTCGGCGCGATCGCGCTCAAGACCTTCCGCTGGAGCGACCAGTCATGACCACAGGGACGGTTACGGGAACAGCCGCGGGGGAGGAGGCGGGGGCGGCTGTGGTCCTCGCCGACGGCAGCCCGCTGGAGCGCGGCCGCGCGCACCTCCAACACGCCCTGAACGTACGGTTCGAGGCCGCCAAACTCCTCGGAGGGGCCCTGCCCGCACCGCTCGTGGTGCCGCTCGGCGCCGCCGACGTCCTCGGCTTCGGGCTCCCCGACCCGTACGCCGCCGTACGCCCCCGGGCCAATGTCCAGCTCACCGCGCGCGCCGTCCTCGTCGGCCCGTGGGGCGGTGCCGACCTCATCGGGACCGCCGCCTGCGGCCAGTGCCTCGCCATCCGCTGGCAGCGGCTGCGCAGCCGCTCCGAGCGCGAGGCGCTGGAACTGGGCCACGAACCGCACGGCTCCGCCGACTGGCCGCTGCTCACCGACTACACCGTGGACGCGGTCTGGGCGGCGTATCTCGCCGTCCGTACGGGGGAGTTCGGCCCGCCCGCGACCGCCGCCGCCGACCGGGAGCTGCCGCAGGTCACCCGGATCGACCTCGGCACGCTCGCCCTCGCGACGTTCCCGCTGCTGCCCGAGCCGATCTGCCCGTCCTGTGTCCCCGAGCGCCCGGACACCGCCGAGTCCGCGCGCATGCGGCTGACGGCCAGGCCCAAGCCGGACCCCGACACCTACCGGCTGCACCCGCTGGGCTCGTACCCGCTGCCGACCGCCGCGCTCGCCAACCCCGTCTGCGGCGCGCTCGGTTCGGACACCTGGATCAACCCGACGTCCACCACGACCGCCCCCGTCGCGGGCACCAACTTCGTACGCGGCTACGCCGGTCTCAACGACGTCACCTGGAGCGGCCAGGCCAACAGCTACTCCACCAGCCGGACCCTGGCCTTCCTGGAAGGACTTGAGCGCTACGCGGGCACCCACCGCCGCCGCGGCACGAGCCCCGTCGTCGACTCGTACAACAATCTCGCCGCCGACGCGCTGAACCCGGCGGACCGCGGCTTCTACGCGGACGCGACGTACGAGAAGGACCACCTGGTCAGCCCGTTCG
This window of the Streptomyces niveus genome carries:
- a CDS encoding TOMM precursor leader peptide-binding protein, whose product is MTTGTVTGTAAGEEAGAAVVLADGSPLERGRAHLQHALNVRFEAAKLLGGALPAPLVVPLGAADVLGFGLPDPYAAVRPRANVQLTARAVLVGPWGGADLIGTAACGQCLAIRWQRLRSRSEREALELGHEPHGSADWPLLTDYTVDAVWAAYLAVRTGEFGPPATAAADRELPQVTRIDLGTLALATFPLLPEPICPSCVPERPDTAESARMRLTARPKPDPDTYRLHPLGSYPLPTAALANPVCGALGSDTWINPTSTTTAPVAGTNFVRGYAGLNDVTWSGQANSYSTSRTLAFLEGLERYAGTHRRRGTSPVVDSYNNLAADALNPADRGFYADATYEKDHLVSPFDPDRPIPWVWGHSLRDERPILVPARLAHYSAGVEADNFVFECSNGCATGGSLEEAILFGLLELIERDAFLLAWYGRARLTEIDLGSCASGTIRTMLDRAALHGYDVHAFDTRMDLAVPVVTALAVRRDGGLGTLSFSAAAGFDPEGTVDAALSEVLTYIPHLPYQVAEREGELRDMAGDFRKVLHLKDHAQLYGLPEMARHAREYLEPTAVRTLGETFADWAPVRPRTGDLLDDLRLLRDELAGAGYDVIAVDQTTPEQRRMGLHTVSTIVPGLLPLDFGWTRQRALLMPRLRTALRVAGRRTDDLPESEIKAVPHPFP